In Salmo salar chromosome ssa15, Ssal_v3.1, whole genome shotgun sequence, one genomic interval encodes:
- the ssrd gene encoding Translocon-associated protein subunit delta precursor: MMTRIAAFFSLICLCMGESCSDPVITPSAYTTSDAVISSESVFIVELSLACANGAQSVALYADVNGRQFPVTRGQDVGKYQVSWSMPHKQASSGTYQVKFFDEESYSSLRKAQRNNEDVESIQPLFSVNVDHRGAWNGPWVPTEVMAALIGILVYYLAFSAKSTIQA; the protein is encoded by the exons ATGATGACCAGAATAGCAGCGTTTTTTTCTCTTATATGCCTGTGCATGG GTGAGAGTTGTTCAGACCCTGTGATTACACCCTCTGCCTACACCACTTCTGATGCTGTCATCTCCTCTGAGTCCGTATTCATCGTGGAGCTCAGCCTGGCCTGTGCCAATGGAGCCCAG AGTGTGGCTCTGTATGCTGATGTCAATGGAAGACAGTTCCCTGTGACTAGAGGCCAGGATGTTGGCAAGTACCAG GTGTCCTGGAGCATGCCCCACAAACAGGCCAGCTCTGGTACGTACCAGGTCAAGTTCTTTGATGAGGAGTCCTACAGCTCTCTACGCAAG GCCCAGAGGAACAACGAGGATGTAGAATCCATCCAGCCCCTTTTCTCTGTCAATGTAGATCACAGG GGCGCGTGGAACGGCCCGTGGGTGCCTACTGAGGTTATGGCTGCTCTCATTGGCATCCTGGTGTATTACCTGGCCTTCAGCGCTAAGAGCACTATCCAGGCATAA